DNA sequence from the Cyanobacteria bacterium FACHB-DQ100 genome:
TTGATGTCCTCAATGCTGCTTTTACTTTACTGCTAGAACAGGCTGATTTGCTCGTCTTGGGGGCGCTCTTCAGATTTTTTCTTTTTCGTAGTTTTCGCTTTGCCTTTTGGTTTTTTCTTGTCGTGTAAGCCTTGGGCAACTTCTTCGGCGTAGCGATGCCTTTGGCACAGCAAAGCTGCTCGTGGTTCAGTTGCAAGAGTCGATACTTTCAGCGCACTTCGTGTTCGAGGACTTCGCGCCGCGCCGTTTCGCTGATGGTAAAGCGGATGCCTTGCTTGGTTGGGTGGAAGTCGTGCCCCAAATCGGGGTCTTGCCAACCATAGGCGTTTAGCGCAAAGCGCAACTCCGCAGGAACCGCAAGATTCATCTCGTAGATTTGCGTATCAGTAGCAGTGGGTTAAGTATCATGAAAAATTCTTCTAGTTTTTCCACCAGTGGCAGTAAGTCATTCGTGATGATGTCCCAAATGATATCGAGGTTAACATCGAAGTAAGCGTGAGTTAATCGATCGCGGGTTCCAGCCATTTGTCTCCAAGCAATATCAGGAAGTTGATCTCGGATATCTTGAGAAACGTTTTTTGCGGCTTCCCCTAAGATTTCTACTAAACGGACAACTGCCAGTGCCAACAGTTCATCAGTGTCGAGATCGGTTCGCTCACGTCCTTGAGTAAAGGTGATCGCTTTTCTGGCTGCATCGAGCATATGACGCAAGCGAACTTCATCCCGGTTGTTCATAGTAAACCTCGGCTTCTGCCAGGACGCGATCGCGGAAGTAGCGGCTGAGATCTTGGGGAGTGTTGAGGTCAATCGTTCGCCCGAAGAGGTCTGAGAGTTTGTCTTGGATGTCGATGAAGGCAAAGCCGGGGGTGTGCCCTGGTTCAAATTCAACTAAAACGTCGATGTCGCTATCGGGGCGAAAGTCTTCTCGGAGCACGGAGCCAAAGAGGGCTAGTCGGCGAATATGGTACTCTTGGCAAAGTTCAGCGATTTTTTCAGACGGGACTGGAATTCGCGATCGCTGGGTTAGTTCGGGCATGATGGGGCTGCTTCTTAGTCGAGGACTTGCTAACCATAGATTATTCAATCAAGTCTGTAGGTTATGAGGCTTGAGCAGCATTGCCTAGGGCGATCGAGGATAGGGGTAATGCTTCTGCTTCAAGCCGAGATAAATCGGCAATTTGACTGGCGCGATCGATATCAATTCCAACCAGGTGCCCTTCACTGTCAAAGTCTAAAACGATTCCGGCAGCAACTTCTTGAGAATCTGCACTCGGTTTGTCAATGAGACTAATGTAAAGTGAGTCCGTTTCAGCATAATAGTGAAATTTCATGGTTGCTCCTCTTTGAAGTTGCGATCGGGGAAAGCGTTATGAATCGTTTCACCATCTTCTAGGGTAACGACTCGCAGATATTTGTCTAGCTCTGGAATGTATGTCCAATGTCGAATGCGTCCGTCCGGTTGAGTTTCTCGCCGAATGGGTTCTCGGATAGCACGTTCACACCATTCTCGCTGAAGGTAGGGTCGTCTGGGTAGCACCTGTTCTTCAAAGTAGCGCGTCGTTTTCAAAACAATTCTCCCTGCTGCACCTTGGGATTGCCCCCTGTTTTGGAACTACGATCGCTCTGCATCTTTTTCCCTTTACCTTTGGATTTTTTCTTGTCATGTAAGCCTTGGGCAACTTCTTCGGCGTAGCGATCGTGGTTCAGTTGCAACAGTCGATCGAGCACTTCCCGCCGCGCCGTTTCGCTGATGGTAAAGCGGATGCCTTGCTTAGTTGGGTGGAAGTCGTGCCCTAAGTCGAGGTCTTGCCAACCATAGGCGATCGCAACCGCTTGATCCATTTCGATCTTGAGTCCAAACTGATTGTCCTGCCATTCTTCAGATGCCGATTGCAGTAACTTCAAATGCTCCGATCATGAGCATCTAACCCTGCTGGGAACGTCTTGAGCAGCATAGGCAAACTCAAAAACGAACCCGATGCTCTTTAATCAGCGACAACCATTCAGCGTGATGACGAGCAATAGACATTAGACATAGACGGTTAAGGATATTGAATCAGAACTGGACCTTCGGGAATAAATCGTGTTTGATAATTTACTTTCTTATCTTTCCCTCGCAGATTCTTAATTGGGATGGGCGTTTTCAGCCGTTCTAACTCTTGAACTTCCCAAAATACTGCCCAAGTTGGGGTATCCGTTGCAGTAGATTTTGGTCGAAAGATTGCTTTTCCAGGGTAGCGACCTCGACGAGATCCCACAGAGCCGATGTACAAGCCTCGCCACGTCACTTCTGGATGCAAGGGTTGATCGCCTTTCGCATGAGACGCATAAATCAAAACCTCGATCGCTTTACCATCCCGCAGTTTCTCCACTTCTCCAAACACTTCAAAATCCATGCTGCCAAACGCAACTTTGGGCAACTGATCGGGAGCTAAATCATCGGAGTCGAGTTGAGCCGCGATCGCTTCCAATCCAGAGATCAAGTGCATCTCTGGAACTGGGGCAAGCATGGCGAAGGCATGAGTCTTTTGCATGAATCCATCACTCTTGAACAAAACAGCAGCTTTCCTAGCCTACTAGGGCCGAATAATTTTTTGAAAGAGAAAAGTAACTACCAACGAAACAGTTGTGCAGTTAGGTTCTCAAACCACTTACGAATCAACGCTGTTTCCTGTTCAATCTCCCTCGAAATCTGTTCTGCCCTCGCTTTGAGGCTGTTCATATTCTGCTCAAATTGCTCCCACGCTGGATTGCTAAATAGCCCGTCAATCACCATATACAGGTGCCGCCGCACCTTAACGAGTTGTCCTTGCTCTGGAATGGCTTTAATAGCGCTCATAGAAGTACAGAAGCCCGAAATAAGCAGATTGGCTGCAAGTCGCCTCCGTTATCATACTCTCGTAGGTATAAAACGATTTCTAACCATATTAGGTGACTCTCGCTGCCACCCAGTTCATCCATCTTCTCCTGTTCTACTCAAGAAAATTAGAGTAATATCTAATACTCTTCGTAATTTCCAAGAATGGCTGACAAGGCTGCCGGGATGGTGATCAGCACTATTCTCAAACACGACACTAAGATCACCAGCTACAAAATTGCTCTTCTTCGCGCAATTAACGATGTCGTGCTGTCATTTCCTGACTTGCGAAGCTATCGCCAAGACATTGCCATTCCGCTCCGGCTCTTAGCTGAGTTCTGGGTTGCCTACTACTGGGGATTTGCTCAACTTAATCGTCCAATCTGGCAAGGACAACGAGCCACAACCTCCAGGGAGATGGCGCCTTCCGTAGATAATCAGTGCAAAAATGACATGGCGTTTCGCCCTGCCCTAACCGGTTTTCGAGAGCTATGGGAACATTCCCTTGGCAATGTTGTACGTCCCTCAGACGGATTTTTCGTCATCAACGAGTTGCGTGTCCCGCGCAAGCGTAAGACGTACCCATCCATATTGCTCGACGCGTACCAACAGGTTCTCAAGAACATCAGCAAAACACTAGAAATGCCGATTCAGTATGCAGGTCCAGGAAACTGGACGGTGTTTGAGAAGCCGAAACAGTTTAAGGAGCTAAACGACAGCACGATCGCAGTGCCCAGCACTCAACCGCATGAAAAATGTCTGGTCGTAAAAGCAGATTTGTGGCAGGTGTTTCGGGAAATGTCGCTCTGGGTCGAAGCGCTATGTATTCACGAGTGGTGCTTGTTCACCGAGTCCGTCAAGCAAGACCATTCAAATATCGATCGCGGGCACATTTACAAGCTGCTAACGGATCGCCCTGATAATCGCCGTCCGCTCACCTGGGAACGCAACAAGATCGATCTCCTCATCCTCGAAGGCAACACATTCATTTGTCCCTGGACGCAGCGCGAAATTACTCAAGGCATTGCTTACGATCTAGATCATCTGCTGCCCGTATCCGTCTATCCGATCAACGAGCTTTGGAATCTCGTTCCTGCTGACCCAAAATTCAATTCCCACGTCAAACGCGATCGCTTACCCACAATTGAACGACTTCAGCAAGCCCAGCCCTATTTTGAACTCGCATACAATCAATACAATGCTTCAAAATCCTTATCGCAGGTGCTTCAGGAGGATGCAGCGATCCGGTTCTCGCGGCTGCGACAAGACCTTTTCGCTGCATCCTTAGCCCACGCGGTTGCTGATTTTATTGAGCAGGTCGCTGAAACTCGGAATTTGAGCCGATTCGGATGAAGCCTGAAACCAGCGTCTTTATCGGCGCAACGATTCGCAAGCAACGCCATCACGATCGCGCTACTTTAAAAATAAAAACTCATGACCCAAGCCAAGCCGCGATTCAAAACAATTGAAGAATATCTTGACTATGACGATGGAGCCGATACTCGCTACGAGTTGGTTGACGGGGTGCTGGTAGAGATGCCTCCTGAGAGCCGATTGAATCAAAAAATTGCCTCATTTCTGTTTGGCGCATTCGTTAGACTTGGAATCTCAACAGATTTGCTTGTTATCGGCATTCAAATCGCCATTACAAGCCGAAAGGTAACAGCGAGACAACCTGACTTCGTTGTATTAACCGAAGAATGCGCGATCGCATTGGAAGGAATGAAAACCGCCGTCATCACTGGCGCAATGCCACCGCCTTCGTTGGTCGTCGAAGTAGTTTCACCGGGCGAACCGGGGACTGAGAATTACGATCGCGATTACATCGAGAAGCCAAGCGAGTATGCAGCGCGTAGAATTCCTGAATTCTGGCAAGTAGACCCACATCGAGCTGTTGTGCGAGTGCTGAGTCTAGACAGTGAAGAGTACCAGGCTAGAGAGTTTCGAGGCAGCGATCGCGTCGTTTCTCAAACTTTTCCAGACTTGCAGTTGACAGCCGAGCAGATTTTGAGGGCGGGTAGATGAGGGGTTGCGAATGGCGCGATCGTTGTTTAGCAACCGTTTAGAGTCAGAACATTAAATTGAGGAGTTCTATGCCAGCCGATGATGCTCTGTTGTTTATCGACGCTAATAAATACCTTGACCTGTATCGCATAGATCAGGGTAGAAAGCTGCTTGCACCCCTGGGGGAACAGGTGGAATACATTTTTGTGACATAACAGGTTGTTAATGAATTTCAGCGCAACAAGATTTCAGTAGCGGCGGATTTTTTGAGGCAAAAGTTTAAGGAATTGAAGCTGCAAGGTTTCAATCTGCCAGACCACCTGTTTAGCTCGAATGTTGGGCAACGCGAGGGCATCTTTCAGCAGTCGAAGCTTTGTGCATTCATGAGTGGTGCTTATTCACGGAGTCCGTCAAGCAAGACGATTCCAGCCTCGATCGCGGGCACATTTACAAGCTACTGACGGATCGCCCTGATAATCGCCGTCCGCTCACTTGGGAACGCAACAAAATCGACCTACTAATTCTCGAAGGCAATACATTCATTTGTCCCTGGACGCAGCGCGGAATCACCCAGGGCGTTGCTTACGATCTAGACCATCTGCTGCCCGTATCCGTTTACCCGATCAACGAGCTTTGGAATCTCGTTCCTGCCGACCCAAAATTCAATTCCCACGTCAAACGCGATCGCTTACCCACAGTTGAACGACTTCAGCAAGCCCAGCCCTACTTTGAACTCGCCTACAGTCAATACAACGCCTCGAAATCTTTGTCCCAGGTGCTTCAGGAGGATGCAGCGATCCGGTTTTCGCGGCTGCGACAAGACCTTTTCGCTGCATCCTTAGCTCATGCGGTCGTTGATTTCATTGAGCAGGTTGCAGAAACTCGAAATCTGAGTCGATTCGGATGAAAGCTGAAAGCAGCCTTATCGACGTAATGATTCACAAGCAACACCATCGCGATCGCGATCCAACCCAAAGGGGTCATTTGGAAAAGCTTGGAACACCCGTTGAGCCTCTTCCCAACTCGAGAAGTCTCCACAATCGCAGTCTGTCTTGACGCAAGCTAGCATTGACGACTCCCCGTAACTAAAGGTGCAGGGAGTCGTCAACACATGAATACAACACAGCACTCCAGCGTCACGAAAGTTTACAGCAAAGTTGTGATCAGATATTAGGAATCAGTTAACGTAAATGTGTTGTCTCTCTACGTTGCTTCTGTGCAAGGAGGTGGACGATGACTGTATTCTTTGCCGCTCAAGTCATTGAAATGACACTCATACCTCAAACGCAAGGCACAGAGAGTTGTGTTTGCTCCTGCATCACTCAGGACTAACTCTTAGCACTCTGCTGTGAACCTTGCCGCAAACAAGTTGTAATCACAGCAAGCAACACTCATGAATTTAGAACAATTGGGCTGGAGCAACCGTATGGCTTCCAGCTTCATGCCATATTGCCAACACGGATTCGTTGCAGGTCGAGTTGCGGTGGAGTACCGAGATCGCTATCTCCTCTACACCGAACAAGGTGAGCAATTTGCAGAAGTCTCAGGCAAACTGAGACACCGAGCGACTGGAATTCAAGATTTTCCCGCAGTAGGTGACTGGGTTGCCGTTCAACAAACTGAACAGCAAGCAACAATCCAAGCCATTTTGCCACGGGTCAGCAAATTCTCCCGCAAAGTGGCAGGTAGCACAACTGAGGAACAAGTGATCGCGACTAACGTTGACACTGTGTTTCTCGTGACTGGGTTAGATGGCGATTTTAATCTGAGACGAATTGAAAGATATCTCATCTTGGTTTGGGATAGCGGGGCTGTCCCTGTCATCGTGTTGAACAAAGCGGATCTCTGTCCTGATCTCGACCAACGGATTGCGGAGGTGGAAGCGATCTCGCTCGGTGTGGCTGTGATTGCGCTCAGTGCAGCACAGCAACAAGGCGTGGAGGCGCTCCAGCCTTACCTTCAACTTGGAAAAACGATCGCATTACTCGGCTCTTCTGGCGTGGGTAAGTCCACACTCACAAATCAACTGAAGGGTGAGCAGGTGCAATCTGTTCAATCGGTTCGACAGGGTGACGATCGCGGTAAACATACAACCACACATCGACAATTAATTCCTTTACCCTCAGGAGCATTAATCATCGACACGCCGGGAATGCGGGAATTGCAGCCCTGGTCGAGTTTAGGGAGCCTGCCAGAAACGTTCACGGATATTGAAGCGATTGCGCAACGCTGCCGCTTCCGTAATTGTCAACATGAACAAGAACCCGGTTGTGCAGTTCAGCAAGCAATTCTGGAAGGACAGCTCGACGCTCAGCGATTGCTGAACTATCAGAAGTTGCAGCGAGAACTTCACTATCTCGCTCGTAAACAGGATCAGCAGGCAGCGATGGCAGAGAAACAACGCTGGAAGAAGATTCACAAATCGATGCGAAACCATTCTAAACAGCAGTGGTAAAGGACAATTTTTGATCTTGGATGAATAGCTGCTTCATCTAGGATTGAAGTGGCTCATTTCTGTACACCAGGCTGAATGATGTGATCAATCAGCCCATAGGCTAGCGCATCCGTCGCTGACAGAAACGTCCGGCGGGTGCTATCTTCCGTGATTCGTTCAATGGGTTGTCCTGTTGCTTCGGCATAGAGTTCGTAAAGCCTGTGGCGTTGTCGAAAGACTTCTCTGGCTGCCGCTTCGATCTCGTAGGCAGTTCCTCCAGAGAACGAAGTATCCGGCTGCGCAAATCGGATACGAGCATGAGGCTGCGCCGATCGATGCCCAGGAGGGCCGATTGCTAATAGCAACGATCCAATTCCATCAGCAACGCCCAGACATCGCGTATGAATGGGAGCACATAGACTCCGAATCATGTCATAAATTGCCAGCCCAGCCGCAACCGACCCTGCCTCAGTCTGAATGTGAAGTTGGATCGCAGCATCTGGGTTCTCTCCTTCCAAATACAGCAGTTGAGCAATGAACTCATTCGTAACCTCATGGGTGATCGGTTGTCGTAAGAATAGCGTGCGAGATCGTATCCACTGATCGTCAAAATTCATGCCTGCATTTGAAGCGTTGTTGAACAGATTCATTGGTGTTCCTCCCTGCATCACTGTCAAGCGGCGCACCTCGATTTTAGTAGACTTGACATGCAACCATTTAGTTGCATAATAAGAGATATGGATGCCGTGTTTAAAGCCCTCTCTGATTCCAGTCGGAGAAAATTGCTCGATCAGTTGTACACCCACAATGGACAAACCCTTGGAGAACTCTGCGAACATCTTGTCATGACGCGGCAAGCGGTCAGTAAACATCTTGCGGTGTTAGAGGCTGCAAACCTTGTCGTCACACTTTGGCAGGGGCGAGAGAAACTGCATTATCTCAATCCTGCTCCGATTCAAGAGATCTACGATCGCTGGCTCAGCAAATACGATCGCTCCCAACTTGATGCGTTAAGTCAACTCAAATGCACCCTCGAAGAAACTTCACAGGAGACTGACCATGAGTAAACCGACCTTTGTTTATGTCACCTACATTGCGACGACGATCGAGCAGCTCTGGGCAGCCATCACTAGCGAAGCCTTCATGCAGCAATATTGGGGAGAGCGACAACTACAATCGGATTGGCAAGAAGGTTCGACTGTAGAGCAAGTAGACTCAGCAGGTGAATCACAAACCATTGGTGAAATCTTGCAGTCTGAACCGCCGCATCAGCTTTCCTATACCTTCCAGTTTTTTGATCACACACAGCCTTCTCGTGTCCGCTTCTTATTAGAGCCATCTGCACATCAGGTCAAGCTGACCGTGATTCACTATCGACTAGAAGCCCAAAGCTATCTCAGCAACAGCGACAGATGGGCGCTGTGCTTGTCTACCCTCAAGCAGTTACTAGAACTCGAAGGGGCGCTTTTGATTGTCGCTTAAACCCAATTTCTGATTTACTTCATTCAAGGAACTACCATCATGATTCCGACTGTTGTTGAACAATCGGGTCGAGGCGATCGCGCCTTCGACATTTACTCCCGGCTGCTACGAGAGCGCATTATTTTTCTTGCGGAACCCGTGATGCCCGAAATGGCAAACCGGATTGTGGCGCAATTGCTCTTTCTCGAAGCCGAAGACCCAGACAAAGATATCTACCTCTACATCAATTCTCCCGGTGGCTCTGTAAATGATGGGCTGGGCATCTATGACACGATGAACCACATTCGCCCCGATGTTTGTACAATTTGCTATGGCTTTGCAGCAAGTATGGGTGCGTTTCTCTTAGGTGCGGGTGCGAAAGGGAAGCGGAGCAGTTTGCCGAGTTCGCGGATTATGATTCATCAGCCTTCGGGCGGTGCACAAGGACAAGCGGTTGATATCGAGATTCAAGCGAAGGAAATTCTCTATGTCAAGAACCAGATCAATCAGCGCATGGCGAACTATACGGGGCGATCGCTGAAGCAAATTGAGCAAGATACCGAGCGGGATTTTTATATGTCCGCACAGGAAGCCGTGGAGTATGGCTTGATTGATCGAGTGATTGATCGTCCAGTGCTCCAGATGCTCGCTGAACTGGTAGCAGCTAGATAGCAGGAATTGATGAGTCGATCGATCGATCGCGCTCATCAAGTTCTCAGCTAAAGTTTTCCCAATTCACAGTCACGCTCAAGCAGTCTCTCAGATCCCTCCTCTTTAATCAACACTGTAGTCCTCTAAACACTCAGGAGATGGATCATGAAATTCCAAACACTCGCTCTGCTCGGATTAGTGACTCTGACAACCGTAACGGCTCAATCTGCTCGTGCACAAGTGCCTAATCAAACGCATCTGACGTCTAATGATGTTGCTGCCATTGCGGAATCTCGTAGCCGAGAAAGTCGCCCACCCGCACCGAGTGCAACTCAAGCGATCAATCTGACACCTCTCACTTCAGATCAAGTTAGCACGGTGCAAGTCAGCGACACACCCAAGCTTAATGCAGCGAATGATCGCGCAGTACAACTAGAGAATTCAGGGGGTCCGATCGTGGATGCCGTCGTGAATCGGCAAGCCAATAACATAGCTCACCCCCTGAACATGGTTTTCTCACAGACGTATGGACCTCAGGGAACCTCCGATGATGTTGCAGCGTTTGGGGTCAAGACTTTGTTCAATCCGTAGGTCAAGGAAGGTAATCTGACTGCGATAGAATAGCAATTTCCACCTGCACCGATCATGGATGTAGTTATGCGTGGGCAACTCAATCGCACCGCTCACGCTTCAATGTCAGAGTGGTGAGCCTCGGAGACTCGATTGATGCGCGAGCGGGTCTTCAACGATTTCAGGGAAAATTGGGCCATTCCACTTTGCAAAGTATCGAGTGAAGCGACGATGCCTTTGTCACCGCTTTAACGTCTCTTGTTTCACTCAATCGTTGGCTATTTGCTGCTCTCGCTGTTTTGCTGCTTCCTGCTGTACTATCTCTGAAATCCACAGCTTCCCACGTTTCACAAGCACTGATGGTTCTGTCTCAGAGCGGTGATTATTGATTCTGGGAGCGTTTGTTGCGCTGGAAATATCAACACGATCGATTGAGTTATATGACCTATCCATATCTGGTGAGCGCGATCGTTAGCCCCGCATCTTCATTTCGGGGCGGAACAGCAATAAGACTAAAGCGATTCTGTTTCGTATCATTCCGAAGCTATGTCCCTACCGCGATCCCAATGGAAACATTAGCCAATCCTGCCTCACCACTGCAATGAGCTAGACTAATCGCATCCTCAACTTTGGTTGTCGTTTCATGTCACTACCTCACCTCTTTTCCGCTCTGCAAGTCGGTGCTCTAAAGCTGCCAAACCGAATCCTCATGGCTCCTCTAACCCGCTGCCGTGCCGATCAAGCTCATGTTCCCACTCTATTGATGGCAGAATATTACAGTCAACGCGCCAGCGCTGGACTGATTATTGCAGAAGCGACTGCTGTCCTACCAGGTTGTTCTGCATTTGGCACGGAACCCGGAGTTCACAATGATGCTCAGGTTGCAGGATGGAAACAAGTCACCAATGCCGTTCACGCCAAAGGAGGTCGGATTGTGCTTCAGCTCTGGCATGGGGGTCGAGCTTGTCACCCGTTGTTGAATCACGGTGCCATTCCGGTCGCTCCCAGTGCCATTCCGATTACAAACGACGAATTTCATGCGCCGCAGGGTAAAGTTCCTTATGTCACGCCTCGTGCGCTAGAGGATGACGAAATTTCGACGATTATTGCAGGGTTCCGGTCTGCGGCTAAAAATGCGAAAACCGCTGGATTCGATGGAGTCGAAATTCACGGCGCAAACGGTTACTTACTGGATGAATTCCTGCGGGATGGGAGTAATCAACGGAGCGGTGCTTATGGGGGTTCGGTTGAGAATCGTGCCCGCTTGATGCTCGAGGTGTTGGAGGCGACCATCGACGTTTGGGGCAGCGATCGCGTGGGCTTAAGACTCTCGCCACTCAGTAGCTACAACAGCATGAAAGACAGCGATCCGGTTGGCACGTTCACCTGGTTAGCCACTCGCCTCAACAATTACAACCTTGCGTATCTGCATGTGATGCGGGGTGATGCTCTGGGTGAGCAACAAGGCAACATTCTGACTCCGATTCGTGCAGCCTACCATGGGGTCTTAGTCGGCAATACAGGATATACGGCAGAAGAGGCGGAACATGCGATTTCCGATGGTCAATTGGATGCAATCGCTTTTGGAACCTCGTTTTTAGCCAATCCTGATCTGCCGAATCGCTTTGC
Encoded proteins:
- a CDS encoding DUF86 domain-containing protein yields the protein MNNRDEVRLRHMLDAARKAITFTQGRERTDLDTDELLALAVVRLVEILGEAAKNVSQDIRDQLPDIAWRQMAGTRDRLTHAYFDVNLDIIWDIITNDLLPLVEKLEEFFMILNPLLLIRKSTR
- a CDS encoding nucleotidyltransferase family protein, whose protein sequence is MPELTQRSRIPVPSEKIAELCQEYHIRRLALFGSVLREDFRPDSDIDVLVEFEPGHTPGFAFIDIQDKLSDLFGRTIDLNTPQDLSRYFRDRVLAEAEVYYEQPG
- a CDS encoding DUF2283 domain-containing protein; this encodes MKFHYYAETDSLYISLIDKPSADSQEVAAGIVLDFDSEGHLVGIDIDRASQIADLSRLEAEALPLSSIALGNAAQAS
- a CDS encoding Uma2 family endonuclease, with translation MTQAKPRFKTIEEYLDYDDGADTRYELVDGVLVEMPPESRLNQKIASFLFGAFVRLGISTDLLVIGIQIAITSRKVTARQPDFVVLTEECAIALEGMKTAVITGAMPPPSLVVEVVSPGEPGTENYDRDYIEKPSEYAARRIPEFWQVDPHRAVVRVLSLDSEEYQAREFRGSDRVVSQTFPDLQLTAEQILRAGR
- the rsgA gene encoding ribosome small subunit-dependent GTPase A; amino-acid sequence: MNLEQLGWSNRMASSFMPYCQHGFVAGRVAVEYRDRYLLYTEQGEQFAEVSGKLRHRATGIQDFPAVGDWVAVQQTEQQATIQAILPRVSKFSRKVAGSTTEEQVIATNVDTVFLVTGLDGDFNLRRIERYLILVWDSGAVPVIVLNKADLCPDLDQRIAEVEAISLGVAVIALSAAQQQGVEALQPYLQLGKTIALLGSSGVGKSTLTNQLKGEQVQSVQSVRQGDDRGKHTTTHRQLIPLPSGALIIDTPGMRELQPWSSLGSLPETFTDIEAIAQRCRFRNCQHEQEPGCAVQQAILEGQLDAQRLLNYQKLQRELHYLARKQDQQAAMAEKQRWKKIHKSMRNHSKQQW
- a CDS encoding ATP-dependent Clp protease proteolytic subunit — its product is MNLFNNASNAGMNFDDQWIRSRTLFLRQPITHEVTNEFIAQLLYLEGENPDAAIQLHIQTEAGSVAAGLAIYDMIRSLCAPIHTRCLGVADGIGSLLLAIGPPGHRSAQPHARIRFAQPDTSFSGGTAYEIEAAAREVFRQRHRLYELYAEATGQPIERITEDSTRRTFLSATDALAYGLIDHIIQPGVQK
- a CDS encoding helix-turn-helix transcriptional regulator, with the translated sequence MDAVFKALSDSSRRKLLDQLYTHNGQTLGELCEHLVMTRQAVSKHLAVLEAANLVVTLWQGREKLHYLNPAPIQEIYDRWLSKYDRSQLDALSQLKCTLEETSQETDHE
- a CDS encoding SRPBCC domain-containing protein, giving the protein MSKPTFVYVTYIATTIEQLWAAITSEAFMQQYWGERQLQSDWQEGSTVEQVDSAGESQTIGEILQSEPPHQLSYTFQFFDHTQPSRVRFLLEPSAHQVKLTVIHYRLEAQSYLSNSDRWALCLSTLKQLLELEGALLIVA
- the clpP gene encoding ATP-dependent Clp endopeptidase proteolytic subunit ClpP; amino-acid sequence: MIPTVVEQSGRGDRAFDIYSRLLRERIIFLAEPVMPEMANRIVAQLLFLEAEDPDKDIYLYINSPGGSVNDGLGIYDTMNHIRPDVCTICYGFAASMGAFLLGAGAKGKRSSLPSSRIMIHQPSGGAQGQAVDIEIQAKEILYVKNQINQRMANYTGRSLKQIEQDTERDFYMSAQEAVEYGLIDRVIDRPVLQMLAELVAAR
- a CDS encoding alkene reductase, with protein sequence MSLPHLFSALQVGALKLPNRILMAPLTRCRADQAHVPTLLMAEYYSQRASAGLIIAEATAVLPGCSAFGTEPGVHNDAQVAGWKQVTNAVHAKGGRIVLQLWHGGRACHPLLNHGAIPVAPSAIPITNDEFHAPQGKVPYVTPRALEDDEISTIIAGFRSAAKNAKTAGFDGVEIHGANGYLLDEFLRDGSNQRSGAYGGSVENRARLMLEVLEATIDVWGSDRVGLRLSPLSSYNSMKDSDPVGTFTWLATRLNNYNLAYLHVMRGDALGEQQGNILTPIRAAYHGVLVGNTGYTAEEAEHAISDGQLDAIAFGTSFLANPDLPNRFAQNAPLNAPDPSKFYSPGAQGYTDYPYLAAA